In Pseudobdellovibrio exovorus JSS, the genomic stretch CCTGCATTAATTTTTAAAGACAAACCTTTTAGGATTTCTTTTTCTTCTACTCTTGCGTGTAAATTCGATATTTCTAACATGTGCAGTCCTGTTCTATCCCACTGAATTTTCTAATTTCATTTCAATCAACTTAACGGCTTCGACCGAGAACTCTAGTGGAAGTTCTTTAAATACTTCCTTACAGAATCCATTCACTAACATCGAAATCGCCTTTTCATTATCCAACCCGCGCGATTTTAAATAAAAAATCTGATCTTCCGAGATACGCGATGTGGTCGCTTCGTGCTCGAGTGTTGCCGTTTTGTTTTTCACTTCGATGTAGGGGAACGTGTGAGCACTTGATCTGTTCCCCACTAACATCGAGTCACATTGCGAGTAATTACGTGCATTTTCAGCAGACGCCATGATCTTCACTTGGCCACGATAGGCATTTGAAGAATGTCCTGTCGAAATCCCTTTCGAGATAATTGTGCTTTTCGTGTTTTTCCCGATATGGATCATCTTCGTGCCCGTATCTGCCTGCATATAATCGTGAGTTAATGCAACCGAGTAAAAAGCCCCTTCAGAACTTTCACCTTGTAAAATCACTGATGGGTATTTCCATGTGATCGCCGATCCTGATTCAACCTGCGTCCATGAAATTTTAGATTTCTTGCCTTTGCAGATTCCACGCTTTGTCACAAAATTGTAGATTCCGCCTTTACCTTCTTTATCACCCGTGTACCAGTTCTGAACTGTCGAGTATTTAATTTCGGCATTATCTAAAGCCACTAACTCGACGACCGCTGCATGCAGTTGGTTTTCATCACGCTGAGGTGCTGTACAACCTTCAAGATAGTTCACATAGCTGCTTTCTTCTGCCACGATCAGTGTTCTTTCAAACTGGCCTGTCTCTTTCGCGTTAATACGGAAATAAGTGGATAAGTCGATCGGACAACGAACCCCTTTTGGAATGTACACAAAAGATCCGTCAGAAAAAACAGCTCCGTTTAAAGCCGCATAGTAATTGTCCGTTGAGGGCACAACCGAGCCTAAGTATTTTTTTACTAGTTCTGGATGATTTTTTACCGCTTCAGAAATAGAGCAGAAGATCACACCTAGTTGATCCAGCTCTTCATAGCGAGTTGTTGCAATGCTGACAGAATCAAATACCACATCCACAGCCACGCCCGAGATTCGCTTCTGCTCTGATAACGGAATTCCTAAGCGCTCGAATGTCTTAATTAATTCTGGATCAAGTTCATCCATAGACTTTGGAGCTTCTTCGCTTTTAGCTTTCGGAGCCGCATAATAAGTCAAAGCTTGGAAATCAATCGGCGGATACTTCACCGCAGCCCATGTGGGCTCAGTCAATGTCAGCCAATGGCGGTAAGATTTAAGACGGTATTCTAATAACCACTCGGGCTCATTTTTCTTTTGCGAGATCAGGCGAATGATCTCTTCACTAAGGCCTTTCGGAAAAGCCTCAGTTTCAATGTCCGTACTAAAACCATATTTGTACTCGTACGACTCAGACATGTAGGACCTCATCTAAACTAACAGATTTATAGAACTCTTGAATTTTCTTATTTAAGTTGTTGATCGGAGACATAATATTGCACGTCGATTGAATCTCGCAGGCTTCATCTGAGCTTAAGCATTTCGTCAACGTCGTATGTCCCTCTAGCATTTCGGAAAGATCATGCAGTGATACTTCAGATAAAGAGCGCGCCAGAATATATCCACCACCCACACCATATTCCGCTTTTAATAATCCGCGAGACGAAAGCGCTTGCAACACACGCGCAGTGGTTTCGAACGAAATGTGCATCTGCTCGGCCACCTCTTTTGCGGTGGTTAACTCTCCGGCAGATTTCTGCGTGATGATCCGCAAGGACATCAGGGCATATTCCATTTTTTTATTCATTTTGTTCATAAAAATCTCTTTAATATCAGCTAGTTAAGATAATATCACAACCAGCTAATTTTAGCCTCTTTAAAATACGCACATTTTTATCGTATTTAACGAAAGGAAAATTATATGAGATTTAAATGAAAAGCAAATGAAAACCTTAAAGCAAACAGGG encodes the following:
- a CDS encoding RrF2 family transcriptional regulator, which codes for MNKMNKKMEYALMSLRIITQKSAGELTTAKEVAEQMHISFETTARVLQALSSRGLLKAEYGVGGGYILARSLSEVSLHDLSEMLEGHTTLTKCLSSDEACEIQSTCNIMSPINNLNKKIQEFYKSVSLDEVLHV
- the sufB gene encoding Fe-S cluster assembly protein SufB — translated: MSESYEYKYGFSTDIETEAFPKGLSEEIIRLISQKKNEPEWLLEYRLKSYRHWLTLTEPTWAAVKYPPIDFQALTYYAAPKAKSEEAPKSMDELDPELIKTFERLGIPLSEQKRISGVAVDVVFDSVSIATTRYEELDQLGVIFCSISEAVKNHPELVKKYLGSVVPSTDNYYAALNGAVFSDGSFVYIPKGVRCPIDLSTYFRINAKETGQFERTLIVAEESSYVNYLEGCTAPQRDENQLHAAVVELVALDNAEIKYSTVQNWYTGDKEGKGGIYNFVTKRGICKGKKSKISWTQVESGSAITWKYPSVILQGESSEGAFYSVALTHDYMQADTGTKMIHIGKNTKSTIISKGISTGHSSNAYRGQVKIMASAENARNYSQCDSMLVGNRSSAHTFPYIEVKNKTATLEHEATTSRISEDQIFYLKSRGLDNEKAISMLVNGFCKEVFKELPLEFSVEAVKLIEMKLENSVG